One window from the genome of Thalassospira xiamenensis M-5 = DSM 17429 encodes:
- a CDS encoding multicopper oxidase family protein has protein sequence MTFKSSFCSTRRGFLLGGATVIGAVATGGLPLWSAIARAGETPAPDIVDMLLRPGAARASLVSNPAIQTDVWAYNGMVPGPEIRIRQGQRLRARLENTLPQETTIHWHGLRIPNAMDGVPGVTQDAVKPGGSFDYVFDLPDAGTYWYHPHANTTEQLGRGLYGPLIVEEADPLRVDRELVWMLDDWRLGDTAMIDDGFNAMHDVSHAGRIGNVVTVNGLAPGEVAVRPGERIRLRLLNAANGRIFALDFDDLVPTVIAMDGHPVTPHRDDAPLLLLGPGMRLDLVIDIPVKGKTLFTVMDRFYDGMENRIASLAVSGEAVRDGVADWDMALKPNPVPEPDLDQATRHDLVYSGGMMGDMVLQQMTQSGHITPEMLSRMGMDASGSPGMAGTGGMGNMMRSMFGSGNVWAVNGRDPDRDGDGPLVTLERGQSCRLTLMNATAWLHPIHLHGHAFRLLARNDAPVNHQPWLDTVLIKPGERVDIAFFADNPGDWLIHCHILEHKVGGMSGIIRVL, from the coding sequence ATGACTTTCAAATCTTCCTTTTGTTCCACCCGGCGGGGTTTCCTGCTGGGCGGGGCGACTGTCATCGGGGCTGTTGCAACGGGTGGCCTGCCTCTTTGGTCTGCTATTGCCCGTGCGGGCGAAACGCCTGCACCCGATATCGTCGATATGCTTTTGCGTCCCGGTGCTGCGCGCGCCAGTCTTGTTTCGAACCCGGCCATTCAGACCGATGTCTGGGCCTATAACGGCATGGTTCCCGGCCCGGAAATTCGCATCCGGCAGGGGCAGCGTCTGCGCGCCCGGCTGGAAAATACCCTGCCGCAGGAAACGACCATTCACTGGCACGGGCTTCGTATTCCCAATGCCATGGATGGTGTGCCCGGTGTGACGCAGGATGCGGTCAAGCCGGGGGGCAGTTTTGATTATGTCTTTGATCTGCCCGATGCGGGAACCTACTGGTACCACCCGCATGCAAACACGACCGAACAACTGGGGCGTGGCCTTTACGGCCCCCTGATTGTCGAGGAAGCCGATCCGTTGCGCGTGGATCGCGAACTGGTCTGGATGCTTGATGACTGGCGACTTGGCGATACTGCCATGATCGATGACGGGTTTAATGCCATGCATGATGTCAGTCATGCCGGGCGGATCGGCAATGTGGTGACGGTCAATGGTCTGGCACCCGGGGAGGTGGCCGTGCGGCCGGGCGAGCGTATCCGTCTGCGCCTTTTAAATGCGGCGAATGGGCGTATCTTTGCCCTCGACTTTGATGACCTTGTCCCGACGGTGATTGCCATGGACGGGCATCCGGTCACACCGCATCGGGATGACGCGCCGCTGCTTTTGCTGGGGCCGGGGATGCGACTTGATCTGGTGATCGATATCCCGGTGAAAGGCAAAACGTTGTTTACCGTAATGGATCGCTTCTATGACGGGATGGAAAACAGGATCGCCAGCCTTGCTGTTTCCGGCGAAGCCGTGCGTGACGGGGTAGCTGACTGGGATATGGCGTTAAAACCCAATCCTGTGCCCGAACCTGATCTGGATCAGGCAACCCGGCATGATCTGGTCTATAGCGGCGGCATGATGGGCGATATGGTCCTGCAACAGATGACGCAATCGGGCCATATCACGCCGGAAATGCTGAGCCGCATGGGAATGGATGCCTCGGGTTCGCCGGGGATGGCTGGGACGGGGGGTATGGGAAACATGATGCGCTCCATGTTTGGTTCGGGCAATGTCTGGGCAGTTAACGGGCGTGATCCCGACCGCGATGGGGATGGGCCACTTGTGACACTTGAGCGCGGGCAAAGCTGCCGTCTGACGTTGATGAATGCGACGGCATGGCTTCATCCGATCCATTTGCATGGCCATGCTTTCCGCTTGCTTGCCCGCAACGATGCACCCGTCAACCACCAGCCGTGGCTTGATACCGTACTGATCAAGCCGGGCGAGCGGGTCGATATTGCCTTTTTCGCCGATAATCCCGGTGACTGGCTGATCCATTGTCACATTCTCGAACACAAGGTCGGCGGCATGTCCGGCATCATCCGTGTTCTTTGA
- a CDS encoding Lrp/AsnC family transcriptional regulator, producing the protein MADLDRIDTKILGILQNNADIANATLADHVGLSPSACLRRVAKMREAGVIRKTVAVIDPALVGRPLTAVINLEFHRHGNRYRQDFIKKVHTLEAVRQCYLVTGEVTGVLVLHMRDMAEYTALCETLFDADDNIVWYRTYIVTEVLKDEVTIAL; encoded by the coding sequence TTGGCCGATCTTGACCGTATCGATACCAAAATACTTGGGATATTGCAGAACAACGCGGATATCGCGAATGCAACGCTTGCCGATCATGTTGGCCTGTCACCATCGGCCTGCTTGCGCCGTGTTGCCAAGATGCGCGAGGCTGGCGTCATTCGCAAAACCGTGGCGGTGATTGATCCCGCGCTGGTCGGGCGGCCATTAACTGCGGTGATCAATCTGGAATTTCATCGCCACGGCAACCGCTACCGGCAGGACTTCATCAAAAAAGTCCACACCCTTGAAGCCGTTCGGCAATGCTACCTTGTCACTGGCGAGGTCACCGGTGTTCTGGTCCTGCATATGCGCGACATGGCGGAATATACCGCCCTATGCGAAACCCTGTTTGACGCGGACGACAACATCGTCTGGTACCGCACCTATATCGTAACCGAGGTCCTTAAGGACGAAGTAACCATCGCGCTTTGA
- a CDS encoding nucleoside recognition domain-containing protein encodes MTAPHMPLVPPKKPGTSRPMHRYFLNLLNRSQRLFITLIKVMLPVMIIVRIADEFGAVAFASDLLSPIMSLIGLPPEAGLIWATCALVSMYGAVGAFIGLSAHLDMTAAQLSALCAMMLFAHGLPVEQAIVKRAGASLIATTALRLGAAVFYAALVTWISDATGWLSEPVDFSWMAGGETAVVATGMDGWIEWTIQTIKSLVVTFGVIVGLLVLLDILDKTGITERITRGMMPILRVSGLSRDVAPVTTIGVLLGLTYGGALIINEARKKNFPPRTLFLSLSWLSLSHSLIEDTAIMLALGADIWVVLVGRVILTLLIIAALARLTLRWQTKPVAAPETGS; translated from the coding sequence ATGACTGCCCCACATATGCCCCTCGTACCACCCAAGAAGCCCGGAACCTCGCGCCCCATGCATCGCTATTTCCTGAATTTGCTAAACCGCAGCCAGCGTTTGTTCATCACCCTGATCAAGGTCATGTTACCCGTCATGATCATTGTGCGGATTGCCGATGAATTCGGCGCGGTTGCCTTTGCATCCGACCTGCTGTCCCCCATCATGAGCCTGATCGGGTTGCCGCCCGAAGCCGGTCTGATCTGGGCAACATGTGCGCTGGTCAGCATGTATGGCGCGGTCGGGGCGTTTATCGGGTTATCCGCCCATCTGGATATGACAGCCGCCCAGCTAAGCGCGCTTTGCGCGATGATGCTGTTTGCACATGGGCTTCCGGTCGAACAGGCGATTGTCAAACGGGCCGGGGCCAGCCTGATCGCGACCACGGCCCTTCGGCTTGGCGCGGCGGTGTTTTACGCCGCACTGGTCACATGGATCAGCGATGCCACCGGCTGGCTTTCCGAACCGGTTGATTTTTCTTGGATGGCGGGCGGCGAGACGGCTGTGGTCGCCACCGGTATGGATGGCTGGATCGAATGGACCATCCAGACGATAAAATCGCTTGTCGTGACCTTTGGCGTGATTGTCGGCTTGCTGGTGTTGCTCGATATCCTTGATAAAACCGGCATTACCGAGCGCATCACGCGTGGCATGATGCCGATCCTGCGGGTTTCGGGATTATCGCGCGACGTCGCCCCGGTAACGACCATCGGTGTGTTGCTGGGCCTGACTTATGGCGGGGCGCTGATCATTAACGAGGCGCGCAAAAAGAACTTCCCGCCGCGCACGCTTTTCCTGTCGCTCAGTTGGCTGTCGCTGTCGCATTCCCTGATTGAGGATACGGCGATCATGCTGGCCCTTGGCGCGGATATCTGGGTCGTTCTGGTCGGGCGTGTGATCCTGACATTGCTGATCATTGCCGCCCTTGCGCGCCTGACGCTACGTTGGCAAACCAAACCGGTGGCGGCACCCGAAACCGGCTCCTGA
- a CDS encoding alpha/beta fold hydrolase — protein sequence MKLLNEMEKHHPDDIAQALDRVAFASQSAFHDGVRAYQKHGYKRGADDAPVIWEDGTTRIRDYGAVEEAKPKSPLGIVVLVPSLVNRGYILDLNKKRSFARFLAKAGYRPLLVDWGYPGEEETHYGLDDYIAGRLVTALQDIADMNGGPVPMIGYCMGGVLALAATLLDPAQVSRLVLLATPWDFMAAGPTQGRIAAAFAPSLPHMLSIHDSLPVDVLQSLFASLDPFMIGEKFRRFASIPANSAKADDFVALEDWLNDGVPLTRRVAIDCLIGWYVENKPAKGEWQIDGIDINPADISCPTLAVIPENDRIVPPESAQALFASLPEDVRTELHPSAGHIGMMVGSRAEKSTWGPVLDWLAETK from the coding sequence ATGAAGCTCCTGAACGAGATGGAAAAACATCATCCTGATGATATCGCGCAGGCACTGGACCGTGTTGCCTTTGCCAGTCAGTCAGCGTTTCATGATGGTGTGCGCGCCTATCAAAAACATGGCTATAAACGCGGGGCCGATGATGCGCCCGTGATCTGGGAAGATGGTACAACCCGCATCCGCGATTACGGCGCAGTCGAAGAAGCCAAACCAAAAAGCCCGCTTGGCATTGTTGTGCTGGTGCCGTCGCTGGTGAACCGCGGCTATATCCTTGATCTGAATAAAAAACGAAGCTTCGCACGTTTTCTGGCCAAGGCCGGATACCGCCCGCTTCTGGTCGATTGGGGCTATCCCGGAGAAGAAGAAACCCATTACGGCCTTGATGATTACATCGCGGGCCGTCTGGTCACCGCCCTTCAGGACATCGCTGATATGAATGGCGGGCCGGTGCCGATGATCGGCTATTGCATGGGCGGCGTGCTCGCACTGGCCGCGACCTTGCTTGACCCCGCACAGGTATCGCGTCTGGTCCTGCTGGCAACGCCGTGGGATTTCATGGCGGCTGGCCCGACGCAGGGGCGCATTGCCGCGGCCTTCGCACCGTCCTTGCCCCATATGCTGTCGATCCATGACAGCCTGCCGGTCGATGTACTGCAAAGCCTGTTTGCCAGCCTCGATCCCTTTATGATCGGTGAAAAATTCCGCCGCTTTGCCTCCATCCCGGCCAATTCGGCCAAGGCCGATGATTTTGTCGCGCTTGAAGACTGGCTCAATGACGGTGTGCCGCTGACCCGCCGGGTGGCGATTGATTGCCTGATTGGCTGGTATGTCGAAAACAAACCGGCCAAGGGCGAATGGCAGATCGACGGCATTGATATCAACCCGGCTGATATCAGCTGCCCGACACTTGCCGTCATCCCGGAAAATGACCGGATCGTCCCTCCTGAAAGTGCACAGGCCCTTTTCGCAAGCTTGCCGGAAGATGTGCGAACCGAACTGCACCCATCGGCAGGTCATATCGGCATGATGGTCGGATCGCGCGCCGAAAAATCAACATGGGGACCGGTGCTCGACTGGCTGGCGGAAACGAAATAA
- the phaR gene encoding polyhydroxyalkanoate synthesis repressor PhaR, which produces MTTKKSDDQDRVVIKKYANRRLYNTATSSYVTLDHLSQMVKDNTDFVVYDAKTGEDITRPVLTQIIVEEENKGQNLLPISFLRQLIGFYGDSLQGLVPSYLEQAMRSFAHNQEQMREYMQGTMQGIFPFGQFEEMNKQNMALFEQTMKMFSPFLQEEADKANASAEAAKNGKPAKNDASLDDLKSQLEAMQAQLNSLVNNKASK; this is translated from the coding sequence ATGACCACGAAAAAATCAGATGATCAGGATCGCGTCGTTATCAAGAAATACGCGAACCGCCGCCTTTATAACACTGCGACCAGTTCGTATGTGACGCTTGACCACCTCTCGCAGATGGTCAAGGACAATACCGATTTCGTCGTTTATGACGCCAAGACCGGAGAGGATATCACCCGTCCGGTCCTGACACAGATCATTGTCGAGGAAGAAAACAAGGGGCAGAATCTTTTGCCGATCAGCTTCCTGCGTCAATTGATCGGATTCTATGGCGACAGTCTTCAGGGTCTGGTGCCAAGCTATCTGGAACAGGCGATGCGTTCGTTTGCGCATAATCAGGAACAGATGCGCGAATATATGCAGGGCACGATGCAGGGGATTTTCCCGTTCGGCCAGTTCGAGGAAATGAACAAGCAGAACATGGCGCTGTTTGAACAGACCATGAAGATGTTTTCCCCCTTCCTGCAGGAAGAGGCCGACAAGGCCAATGCAAGTGCCGAGGCAGCCAAAAATGGCAAACCGGCAAAAAATGACGCATCCCTTGATGACCTGAAAAGCCAGCTTGAAGCCATGCAGGCGCAGCTCAACAGTCTGGTCAACAACAAGGCCAGCAAGTAA
- a CDS encoding helix-turn-helix domain-containing protein has protein sequence MTEIVSNEEPKRANRATDTDRYVGQRIRERRIMLGLSQQQMADLIGVTYQQAHKYERGINRISAGRLYEISQVLGVPVSYFYEGLDGNQETELNARQRMCLELARNFASIKHEKHQEALSQMARALADQAA, from the coding sequence ATGACTGAGATTGTATCAAACGAAGAACCGAAACGTGCTAATCGCGCAACCGATACGGACCGTTATGTCGGTCAGCGTATTCGCGAACGTCGCATCATGCTGGGTCTGTCCCAGCAGCAGATGGCCGATCTGATCGGCGTCACCTACCAGCAGGCTCACAAATACGAGCGCGGCATCAACCGCATTTCTGCCGGTCGTCTTTACGAAATCTCCCAGGTCCTGGGCGTTCCCGTCAGCTACTTCTATGAAGGTCTCGACGGCAACCAGGAAACCGAGCTTAATGCGCGTCAGCGCATGTGCCTTGAACTGGCGCGCAACTTTGCCAGCATCAAGCACGAAAAACACCAGGAAGCGCTGAGCCAGATGGCACGCGCACTGGCCGATCAGGCTGCCTAA
- the proB gene encoding glutamate 5-kinase: protein MSLADAKRLIIKVGSALLVDENTGKLRRAWLEALADDVALLRERGVEVIVVSSGAIAMGRRLLGLDHRTISLADKQAAAATGQISLSQVWQEALGRNGLIMAQVLVTLEDMESRRRYLNARGTLNALLARGAVPLINENDTVATEEIRFGDNDRLGAKVAHMISADTLVLLSDIDGLYTADPRKNPDATLIPTVRELTPEIMGMAGAAPTIYSSGGMVTKLQAAEIAMKAGCRMMIARGTIYHPLKAQLDGGPHTLFLPSESPLAARRHWIATSLSARGAIIVDGGAAKALRAGKNLLAAGISGVDGSFKHGDAVRILDADGAEIGRGISSYSAEETRMIKGHSSQEIETALGYSRGNAVIHSDDLVIADQ, encoded by the coding sequence GTGAGCCTTGCAGATGCAAAACGCCTGATCATCAAGGTTGGATCGGCCCTTCTGGTCGATGAAAATACAGGCAAGCTTCGCCGCGCCTGGCTCGAAGCACTTGCCGATGACGTCGCCCTTCTGCGTGAACGCGGGGTCGAGGTCATTGTCGTATCAAGTGGTGCGATCGCCATGGGGCGGCGTTTGCTCGGGCTTGATCACCGCACCATCAGCCTTGCCGACAAACAGGCCGCTGCCGCGACCGGCCAGATCAGCCTGTCGCAGGTCTGGCAGGAAGCACTGGGCCGCAATGGCCTGATCATGGCGCAGGTTCTGGTGACGCTGGAGGATATGGAAAGCCGCCGCCGTTACCTTAATGCGCGTGGGACATTGAATGCGTTGCTGGCACGCGGTGCGGTACCGCTGATCAATGAAAACGATACGGTTGCCACCGAAGAAATCCGCTTTGGCGATAATGATCGTCTTGGGGCCAAGGTTGCGCACATGATTTCGGCCGATACGCTGGTATTGCTGTCCGATATTGATGGCCTCTATACCGCCGATCCGCGCAAGAACCCGGATGCGACCCTGATCCCGACCGTTCGCGAACTGACACCTGAAATCATGGGTATGGCCGGTGCTGCGCCGACGATTTACAGCTCCGGCGGGATGGTGACAAAGTTGCAGGCCGCCGAAATCGCGATGAAAGCCGGGTGCCGCATGATGATCGCGCGCGGCACGATCTATCATCCGCTAAAGGCGCAGCTTGATGGCGGCCCCCATACCCTCTTTCTGCCCAGCGAAAGCCCGCTTGCGGCACGTCGCCACTGGATCGCAACGTCGCTTTCGGCCCGTGGGGCGATCATCGTTGATGGTGGTGCGGCAAAGGCATTGCGGGCAGGCAAAAACCTGCTGGCGGCGGGGATTTCCGGTGTTGATGGCAGCTTCAAGCACGGCGATGCGGTACGCATCCTTGATGCGGATGGTGCCGAAATCGGACGCGGCATCTCGTCCTATTCGGCCGAGGAAACCCGCATGATCAAGGGGCATTCTTCTCAGGAAATCGAAACCGCATTGGGATATAGCCGCGGCAACGCGGTCATCCATTCCGATGATCTGGTGATTGCCGACCAATAG
- the obgE gene encoding GTPase ObgE produces the protein MKFLDEAKIHVRSGRGGAGAVSFRREKFIEYGGPDGGDGGRGGDVIVEAVENLNTLIDFRYQQHFKAEIGMHGMGRNRTGRSGNSITIKVPVGTQILEEDRETLIVDMLEPGQTFVLCRGGDGGRGNTHFKSSTNQAPRRAEEGWPNEEMSVWLRLKLIADAGLVGLPNAGKSTFLAASSSARPKIADYPFTTLHPQLGVVEIDDHEFVLADIPGLIEGASEGKGIGTRFLGHIERCEVLLHLIDCADEDPVGTYRTVREELEGYADILIDKPEVVALSKADQLLPEMVEEQREILEKGIGKKVFIVSGATQQGVKEVHRELRRHIIGERERRAMEGREDEGFQP, from the coding sequence ATGAAGTTTCTCGACGAAGCAAAAATCCACGTACGCAGTGGCCGCGGCGGTGCCGGTGCGGTCAGCTTCCGGCGCGAAAAATTCATCGAATATGGTGGCCCGGATGGCGGCGATGGCGGACGCGGCGGTGACGTGATTGTCGAAGCGGTCGAAAACCTCAACACCCTGATCGATTTCCGTTATCAGCAGCATTTCAAGGCCGAAATCGGCATGCATGGCATGGGCCGCAACCGTACCGGCCGCTCGGGCAACTCGATCACCATCAAGGTGCCGGTCGGAACGCAGATCCTTGAAGAAGACCGCGAAACCCTGATTGTCGATATGCTTGAACCCGGGCAGACCTTTGTGCTGTGCCGGGGCGGTGATGGAGGCCGGGGGAACACCCATTTCAAATCCTCCACCAACCAGGCCCCGCGCCGTGCGGAAGAAGGCTGGCCGAACGAGGAAATGTCGGTCTGGCTGCGCCTTAAACTGATTGCCGATGCTGGTCTGGTCGGCTTGCCCAATGCGGGGAAATCCACCTTCCTTGCCGCATCGTCAAGCGCACGTCCGAAAATCGCCGATTATCCCTTTACCACCCTGCATCCGCAGCTGGGTGTGGTCGAGATCGATGATCACGAGTTTGTTCTGGCCGATATCCCCGGTCTGATCGAAGGTGCATCCGAGGGCAAGGGCATCGGGACCCGGTTCCTCGGTCATATAGAACGTTGCGAAGTCCTGCTGCATCTGATCGATTGTGCTGACGAAGACCCGGTCGGAACCTATCGCACGGTGCGCGAGGAGCTTGAAGGTTACGCCGATATCCTGATCGACAAACCCGAAGTCGTCGCCCTTTCCAAGGCCGATCAGCTTCTGCCGGAAATGGTCGAGGAACAGCGCGAAATCCTTGAGAAGGGGATCGGAAAGAAAGTCTTTATCGTGTCCGGTGCCACCCAGCAGGGGGTCAAGGAAGTCCATCGCGAATTGCGTCGCCACATCATCGGTGAACGCGAACGCCGCGCGATGGAAGGCCGCGAAGACGAGGGCTTCCAACCGTGA
- the rpmA gene encoding 50S ribosomal protein L27, producing the protein MAHKKAGGSSRNGRDSEGRRLGVKKFGGQTVVAGNILVRQRGTKFHAGDNVGLAKDHTLFATAGGNVQFKSGFKGRTYVCVVPAEA; encoded by the coding sequence ATGGCTCATAAGAAAGCTGGTGGTAGCTCCCGTAACGGTCGCGACTCCGAAGGTCGGCGCCTCGGCGTCAAGAAATTCGGCGGCCAGACGGTTGTTGCAGGTAACATTCTCGTTCGTCAGCGTGGCACCAAGTTCCATGCCGGCGACAATGTTGGCCTGGCCAAAGACCACACCCTGTTTGCGACGGCTGGCGGCAACGTCCAGTTCAAGTCGGGCTTCAAGGGTCGTACCTATGTATGTGTCGTTCCGGCCGAGGCGTAA
- the rplU gene encoding 50S ribosomal protein L21 — protein sequence MYAIIKTGGKQYKVAANDVIKVEKIAAQAGDTVKLEEVLMVAGDGAPKVGAPLVKGAFVNAEVLEQTKGDKVIVFKKKRRHNYRRKNGHRQNLTVLRITDITA from the coding sequence ATGTATGCAATCATCAAAACTGGCGGCAAACAGTATAAAGTTGCTGCCAACGACGTTATCAAAGTCGAAAAGATCGCTGCCCAGGCTGGTGACACCGTGAAACTTGAAGAAGTTCTCATGGTTGCTGGCGACGGTGCGCCGAAGGTTGGTGCTCCGTTGGTCAAAGGGGCTTTTGTGAATGCAGAAGTTCTCGAGCAGACCAAGGGCGACAAGGTGATCGTTTTCAAGAAAAAGCGCCGGCACAACTACCGTCGCAAAAATGGTCATCGCCAGAACCTGACTGTTCTGCGCATCACGGACATCACGGCCTGA
- the mntR gene encoding manganese-binding transcriptional regulator MntR, translated as MGDPTARHPRHNKAEVFAQLRDAHAREVTEDYVEMIADLIEEEGEARSVALAERFGVTAATVNNTIKRLERDGFVTSRPYRSIFLTDQGKELAEKCRKRHEIVYNFLIALGVDPAIAEFDAEGIEHHVSEETLAVFASFERKA; from the coding sequence ATGGGCGATCCGACTGCGCGTCATCCGCGACACAACAAGGCCGAAGTTTTCGCGCAATTGCGCGACGCCCATGCGCGCGAAGTGACCGAGGATTACGTAGAAATGATCGCCGACCTGATCGAGGAAGAAGGCGAGGCGCGATCCGTCGCCCTTGCCGAACGCTTTGGCGTGACGGCGGCCACGGTCAATAACACGATCAAACGCCTGGAGCGTGACGGTTTTGTCACCTCACGCCCATACCGTTCGATTTTCTTGACCGATCAGGGTAAGGAGCTTGCCGAGAAATGTCGCAAACGCCACGAGATCGTCTATAATTTCCTGATCGCATTGGGCGTCGATCCCGCGATTGCCGAATTTGATGCCGAGGGGATCGAGCATCACGTGAGTGAGGAAACTTTGGCGGTTTTTGCGAGCTTTGAGCGTAAGGCGTAA
- a CDS encoding metal ABC transporter solute-binding protein, Zn/Mn family → MSLRRIARNFGFALAAVCGFVAVSVTAASAKPIDVVATTSMIADAARQVAGDRAKVTALMGPGVDPHSYRQTRSDIAAMARADLVLWHGLYLEAQLEEFFLDLEKRRNVIAVGEAIDKSKLLSHAQYKGRYDPHVWMDPQLWETVVLAVRDALIKTDPEGEATYRANADKHIADIEKLITYMQSVTKTVPEKSRVLLTAHDAFSYFGRGYDFEVLGIQGISTESEAGLRRVEELVDTIVDRKIAAVFVESSVPERNVRALIEGAAARGQKVEIGGTLFSDAMGEPGTYDGTYIGMIDHNATLITRALGGDAPATGMQGKLAAGS, encoded by the coding sequence ATGTCGCTTCGCCGCATCGCCCGGAATTTCGGTTTTGCCCTTGCTGCCGTCTGCGGCTTTGTTGCCGTTTCGGTGACAGCTGCCTCTGCCAAGCCGATTGATGTTGTCGCCACGACATCCATGATCGCCGACGCGGCGCGTCAGGTTGCAGGCGACCGCGCAAAGGTCACCGCCCTGATGGGCCCCGGGGTTGATCCGCATTCCTATCGCCAGACACGCAGCGACATTGCCGCCATGGCGCGCGCCGATCTGGTTTTGTGGCATGGCCTGTATCTTGAGGCACAGCTTGAGGAATTCTTCCTTGATCTGGAAAAGCGCCGCAATGTCATTGCCGTCGGCGAAGCAATCGACAAGTCAAAGCTTCTGAGCCACGCACAATATAAAGGCCGCTATGACCCGCATGTCTGGATGGATCCGCAATTGTGGGAAACCGTGGTGCTGGCCGTGCGTGACGCGCTGATCAAGACCGATCCCGAGGGCGAGGCCACCTATCGCGCCAATGCCGACAAGCATATTGCCGATATCGAAAAGCTGATTACCTACATGCAATCGGTCACCAAAACCGTGCCGGAAAAAAGCCGTGTGCTGTTGACCGCACATGATGCCTTCAGCTATTTCGGGCGCGGCTATGATTTCGAGGTTCTGGGCATTCAGGGCATTTCAACAGAATCCGAAGCCGGCCTTCGTCGGGTCGAGGAACTGGTCGACACCATTGTTGATCGCAAGATTGCCGCGGTCTTTGTTGAAAGTTCCGTGCCGGAGCGTAATGTGCGCGCCCTGATCGAGGGGGCCGCCGCACGCGGCCAGAAAGTTGAAATCGGCGGCACGCTGTTTTCCGATGCCATGGGAGAGCCCGGAACTTATGACGGCACCTATATCGGCATGATCGACCATAACGCGACCCTGATCACCCGTGCGCTTGGCGGCGATGCCCCGGCCACCGGAATGCAGGGCAAACTGGCCGCCGGCTCCTGA
- a CDS encoding metal ABC transporter ATP-binding protein, with protein MSNAELIAEAGKIVDVAGKDAPLTVRGLTVSYGNKPAVFSVDASIPAGSMTAIIGPNGAGKSTFLKGTLGVIPRLSGEIRIFGKPFHEARDRVAYVPQRASVDWDFPARVIDVVLMGLYGSVGLFRFWRARHRQQAMGCLDRVGMSDFATRQIGQLSGGQQQRVFLARALAQNAEFYLLDEPFAGVDAATERAIVAVLKDLKSEGRTVVCVHHDLSTVAEYFDRVLLINVRRIAEGPVDTTFTAANLQETYGGRLATTHIDELRLA; from the coding sequence ATGAGCAACGCAGAACTGATTGCAGAAGCCGGAAAGATCGTTGATGTCGCGGGCAAGGATGCGCCGCTGACGGTGCGTGGCCTTACGGTATCCTATGGCAACAAACCGGCGGTCTTTTCCGTCGATGCCTCTATCCCGGCGGGCTCCATGACCGCAATCATCGGGCCGAACGGGGCGGGCAAATCGACCTTCCTGAAAGGGACGCTGGGCGTCATTCCCCGCCTATCTGGCGAAATACGCATTTTCGGCAAACCGTTTCACGAGGCACGCGACCGGGTGGCCTATGTCCCGCAACGCGCCAGTGTTGACTGGGATTTCCCCGCACGCGTTATCGATGTCGTCCTGATGGGGCTTTATGGCTCGGTCGGGCTGTTTCGTTTCTGGCGGGCGCGCCACCGCCAACAGGCCATGGGATGCCTTGATCGGGTTGGCATGAGCGACTTCGCCACCCGTCAGATCGGGCAGCTTTCCGGCGGTCAGCAGCAACGCGTATTCCTTGCACGCGCATTGGCGCAAAATGCCGAATTTTACCTGCTGGACGAACCCTTTGCCGGGGTCGATGCCGCAACCGAACGGGCCATTGTCGCCGTCCTTAAGGACCTTAAGTCCGAAGGCCGGACAGTTGTTTGCGTGCATCATGACCTATCCACGGTTGCCGAGTATTTTGACCGCGTGCTTCTGATCAATGTGCGCCGCATAGCCGAAGGCCCGGTCGATACCACCTTTACCGCCGCCAATTTGCAGGAAACCTATGGCGGGCGACTGGCGACCACGCATATCGATGAATTGCGTCTTGCCTGA